Part of the Subtercola frigoramans genome, GCGGGGATGAGGAACGCCCCATGCGTGTCTCGCAGCGGAAAGAGGTAGCGTGCGGCCAACCCCAGGATGATTCCGGCCAGCACCACGAAGAGAAGTTCCATAGTGAGAAGACCCTAGCCGACGAAGCCGATTCGGCGGGTGTCTTCTGAGCCGATCTCGACGTAGGCGAGGCCGGCTACGGGAACGAGGTAGAGCTTGCCCTTGCTGTCTTTGAGCGACAGGTGACCGGTGCCGGAGGCGAGTGCGTCAGAGACCAGCTTCTCGATCTCGTCGGGAGTCTGGCTCGACTCGAAGCTGAGTTCTCGGGGAGTCTGTGTGATGCCGATACGAATTTCCACCAGGTGCGCCTTTCAACGGTTGGGTGATCGCGTGTTCTGATCACCACAGCCCAGATTACGACAGTTCCTCCCGGCCCGATCGCCGCTCCGAGTTCCCCGACCCTTGCCCTGAGCGAACAGCCGGATGATCGGGCCGACCCTCGGCTCGCCTTCGCCGCATCCTGCGCGACGATGGTGTCACCGGTGCTTGCTAGCGTTTCAGACGTGGACCACGAACCCGAACCTGAAGCTGACGCTGACACCCTGCCGGGTCCAGAAGCGAAGCGCACGGGGCTCGATGCGTCCCAACGGTCTGTGCTGGAGGTGCC contains:
- a CDS encoding DUF3107 domain-containing protein encodes the protein MEIRIGITQTPRELSFESSQTPDEIEKLVSDALASGTGHLSLKDSKGKLYLVPVAGLAYVEIGSEDTRRIGFVG